A single genomic interval of Acidovorax sp. 1608163 harbors:
- a CDS encoding tripartite tricarboxylate transporter substrate binding protein has protein sequence MNKRTLLHCALALATVPLAFGAAAQDFPPKKPVTLVVGFAAGGAADAAARLIAKKLGENIGQPVVVDNKGGAGGNIAHQFVANAAPDGTVLLLGSVGPLTIAPHLMKVTYDPFKDLAPVSGGVNFPNVLVVHKGAGVKTLAEFVQLSKKKPGSVDFASTGAGSASHLAGELFNQRAGIDMTHVPYKGGAPALQDLLGERVTSYFAAPPTALPHIEAGKLIPLATTGLTRPAYLPNIPTVAESGFPGFEALNWYAFVAPGKTPAPLLERWNQEIVKVLNDPGVKEALNKHGLTPQPTTRAELAAFMKKESAQWAATIKERKISMD, from the coding sequence ATGAACAAACGCACCTTGCTGCACTGCGCCCTGGCGCTGGCAACCGTTCCCCTGGCCTTTGGCGCTGCGGCGCAAGACTTTCCGCCCAAAAAGCCCGTCACGCTGGTCGTGGGTTTTGCGGCAGGCGGTGCGGCCGATGCGGCGGCGCGCCTGATTGCCAAGAAACTGGGCGAGAACATCGGCCAGCCGGTGGTGGTGGACAACAAGGGCGGCGCGGGTGGCAACATCGCCCACCAGTTTGTGGCCAATGCGGCGCCCGATGGCACGGTGCTGCTGCTCGGATCGGTCGGGCCGCTGACCATTGCGCCGCACCTGATGAAGGTGACCTACGACCCCTTCAAAGACCTGGCCCCGGTCTCGGGCGGGGTGAACTTTCCGAACGTGCTGGTGGTGCACAAAGGCGCGGGCGTGAAGACGCTGGCCGAGTTTGTGCAGCTGTCCAAAAAGAAACCCGGCAGCGTGGACTTTGCCTCCACCGGCGCGGGCTCGGCATCGCATTTGGCGGGCGAGTTGTTCAACCAGCGTGCGGGCATCGACATGACCCACGTGCCCTACAAGGGTGGTGCCCCGGCGCTGCAGGATTTGCTGGGTGAGCGCGTCACCTCGTACTTTGCCGCGCCGCCCACGGCGCTGCCGCACATCGAGGCGGGCAAGCTGATCCCGCTGGCCACCACGGGGCTCACCCGCCCGGCCTATTTGCCCAACATTCCCACCGTGGCGGAGTCGGGCTTTCCGGGCTTTGAGGCGCTCAACTGGTATGCCTTTGTGGCCCCGGGCAAAACGCCTGCACCGCTGCTCGAGCGCTGGAACCAGGAGATCGTGAAGGTGCTGAACGACCCCGGCGTGAAAGAGGCGCTGAACAAGCACGGCCTCACGCCCCAGCCCACCACGCGGGCAGAGCTGGCGGCCTTCATGAAGAAAGAGTCGGCGCAGTGGGCCGCCACCATCAAGGAGCGCAAGATTTCGATGGACTGA
- a CDS encoding LysR substrate-binding domain-containing protein: MKLPPLIAVRFFEATARHRSVREAARELHVTPGAVSQQVRRLESFLGCALFERLPRGLALTHAGMDYQAACGEALARIGHATARLAAGARRVVRVSCTPSFAAQWLVPRLQLFLQSAPELDVHVNSTHRAVDLLAEDMHFAVRHGLGPYPGLHAEWLLDDDLIPVCSPRLVAPRLWAGLEDITGPRLLHDGHRDDWRMWCQAQGLGRVDSGQGVVFAGANGAVEAALAGQGFALVTRAVVERELATRALVGLQAPAVQAPLGYRLVYRPEALIDPALRRFRDWVVGEGLLAGHIRVG, encoded by the coding sequence ATGAAACTACCGCCCTTGATTGCCGTGCGATTCTTTGAGGCCACAGCGCGCCACCGCAGCGTGCGCGAGGCGGCACGCGAGCTGCATGTCACGCCCGGTGCGGTGTCGCAGCAGGTGCGGCGGCTGGAGTCCTTCCTGGGCTGCGCGCTGTTTGAGCGCCTGCCGCGAGGGCTTGCGCTCACGCACGCTGGCATGGACTACCAGGCTGCCTGCGGCGAGGCCCTGGCCCGCATTGGCCACGCCACGGCGCGGCTGGCGGCTGGCGCGCGCCGCGTGGTGCGGGTGAGCTGCACCCCCAGCTTTGCTGCGCAGTGGCTGGTGCCGCGCCTGCAGCTGTTTTTGCAGAGTGCCCCCGAACTCGACGTGCATGTGAACAGCACGCACCGCGCCGTGGACCTGCTGGCCGAGGACATGCACTTTGCGGTGCGCCACGGCCTGGGGCCCTACCCCGGCTTGCACGCCGAGTGGTTGCTGGACGATGACCTGATCCCCGTGTGCAGCCCGCGCCTGGTGGCGCCGCGCCTCTGGGCGGGGCTGGAAGACATTACCGGCCCCCGGCTGCTGCACGATGGCCACCGCGACGACTGGCGCATGTGGTGCCAGGCGCAGGGGCTGGGGCGGGTGGACTCTGGCCAGGGTGTGGTGTTTGCAGGGGCCAACGGCGCGGTCGAGGCGGCCCTGGCTGGGCAGGGCTTTGCGCTGGTGACCCGGGCCGTGGTGGAGCGCGAACTGGCCACCCGGGCCCTGGTCGGCCTGCAGGCCCCCGCCGTGCAGGCGCCGCTGGGCTACCGCCTGGTGTACCGGCCTGAGGCACTGATCGACCCGGCGCTGCGGCGCTTTCGCGACTGGGTGGTGGGTGAGGGCCTGCTGGCCGGGCACATCCGTGTGGGCTGA
- the mnmA gene encoding tRNA 2-thiouridine(34) synthase MnmA: MGNQHQRVVVGLSGGVDSAVTAYLLKQQGHEVVGIFMKNWEDDDDSEYCSSNIDFVDAAAVADVIGIEIEHVNFAADYKDRVFAEFLREYQAGRTPNPDVLCNAEIKFKAFLDHAMRLGAEKIATGHYARVRHNPATGLHELLKGLDPSKDQSYFLHRLNQAQLSKTLFPVGELHKIEVRRIAEEIGLPNAKKKDSTGICFIGERPFREFLNRYISHAPGPILDDRGRKLGQHVGLSFYTLGQRQGLGIGGIKEKGAQRGGGAHEPWFVARKDLEKNTLRVVQGHDHPWLLSHRLVAQDVSWCAGHAPTPGAYAAKTRYRQQDAACTLTAAPEGFALDFADAQWAVTPGQSAVLYDGEVCLGGGVINAVEGLGEAVR, from the coding sequence ATGGGTAATCAACATCAGCGCGTAGTGGTCGGTCTCAGTGGTGGCGTGGACTCCGCCGTCACGGCCTATCTGCTCAAACAACAGGGCCACGAAGTGGTCGGCATCTTCATGAAGAACTGGGAAGATGACGACGACAGTGAGTACTGCTCGTCCAACATCGACTTTGTGGACGCCGCCGCCGTGGCCGATGTGATTGGCATCGAGATCGAGCACGTCAACTTCGCGGCCGACTACAAGGACCGGGTGTTTGCCGAATTTTTGCGCGAATACCAGGCGGGCCGCACGCCCAACCCCGATGTGCTGTGCAATGCCGAAATCAAGTTCAAGGCCTTTTTGGACCACGCCATGCGGCTGGGCGCCGAGAAGATTGCCACCGGGCACTATGCCCGCGTGCGCCACAACCCGGCCACGGGCCTGCATGAGCTGCTCAAGGGGCTGGACCCGAGCAAGGACCAGAGCTACTTTTTGCACCGGCTGAACCAGGCGCAGCTGTCCAAGACGCTGTTCCCCGTGGGCGAGCTGCACAAGATCGAGGTGCGCCGCATTGCCGAAGAGATTGGCCTGCCCAATGCCAAGAAGAAGGATTCGACCGGCATCTGCTTCATTGGCGAGCGACCCTTCCGCGAGTTTTTGAACCGCTACATCAGCCACGCGCCCGGCCCCATCCTGGACGACCGGGGGCGCAAGCTGGGCCAGCATGTGGGCCTGTCCTTCTACACGCTGGGCCAGCGCCAGGGCCTGGGCATTGGCGGTATCAAGGAGAAGGGTGCCCAGCGTGGAGGCGGCGCGCACGAGCCCTGGTTTGTGGCCCGCAAAGACCTGGAGAAGAACACGCTGCGCGTGGTGCAGGGGCACGACCACCCCTGGCTGCTGTCGCACCGGCTGGTCGCGCAAGACGTGAGCTGGTGCGCAGGCCACGCGCCCACGCCAGGTGCCTATGCCGCCAAAACCCGTTACCGCCAGCAGGATGCGGCCTGCACGCTGACCGCCGCCCCCGAGGGCTTTGCCCTGGACTTTGCCGATGCGCAATGGGCCGTGACACCGGGCCAGAGTGCGGTGCTGTATGACGGGGAGGTGTGTTTGGGGGGTGGGGTGATCAATGCAGTGGAGGGGCTGGGCGAGGCCGTCCGCTGA
- a CDS encoding GNAT family N-acetyltransferase — protein sequence MPALEVRPLQTHDLPALMAVQRAAYGEGFMESAEVFTRRLASPVNCSLALLADGQLCAYLAAYHSVQGKVTPLHGDFEPPAGTAPDTLYLHDMAVLPGMAGRGLAQALLKPLWERAQQHGLRHTALVSVQGSQGYWARHGYAEHALQDAVQRQRLATYGEGATYMVRRLAPGH from the coding sequence ATGCCTGCGCTTGAAGTCCGCCCCCTGCAAACCCACGACCTGCCTGCCCTGATGGCGGTGCAACGCGCCGCCTATGGCGAGGGCTTCATGGAAAGCGCCGAGGTCTTCACCCGCCGCCTGGCCAGCCCGGTGAACTGCTCGCTGGCGCTGCTGGCCGATGGGCAGCTGTGCGCCTACCTGGCCGCCTACCACTCAGTGCAGGGCAAGGTCACCCCGCTGCACGGCGACTTTGAGCCCCCTGCAGGTACCGCGCCCGACACGCTGTACCTGCACGACATGGCCGTGCTGCCCGGCATGGCGGGCCGGGGGCTGGCGCAGGCCCTGCTCAAGCCCCTGTGGGAGCGTGCCCAGCAACACGGCCTGCGCCACACGGCACTGGTATCGGTGCAAGGCTCGCAGGGCTACTGGGCGCGCCACGGGTATGCCGAACACGCGCTGCAGGACGCAGTGCAGCGCCAGCGCCTGGCCACCTACGGCGAGGGCGCCACGTACATGGTGCGCCGCCTCGCCCCAGGCCACTGA
- the tcuA gene encoding FAD-dependent tricarballylate dehydrogenase TcuA → MHPDVLVIGGGNAALCAALMAREAGASVLLLESAPREWRGGNSGHTRNLRCMHDAPQDVLVDAYPEEEFWQDLLKVTGGLTNEHLARLVIRESSTCRDWMRSHGVHFQPPLSGALHVARTNAFFMGGGKALVNAYYRSAEKLGVQIRYESPVDRIEVENGRFVAAHCTVNGQRERITAKACVLAAGGFESNREWLREAWGQNERGEWPADNFLIRGTAYNKGVLLKHLLDDHGADRIGDPTQAHMVAIDARAPLYDGGICTRIDCVSLGVVVNREGARFYDEGEDFWPKRYAIWGRLVAQQPGQIGYSIIDSKAIGRFMPPVFPGVKADTLPELAQKLGLPVDTFTRTLDAYNAACRRGTFDHTALDDCHTEGVVPAKTHWARPIDTGPFYGYALKPGVTFTYLGLHTDDTAAVRFNDQPSPNLFVAGEMMAGNVLGKGYTAGVGMSIGTAFGRIAGTQAARAALNSKQPPALIHKAQAATNTGATHANA, encoded by the coding sequence ATGCACCCCGATGTTTTGGTGATTGGCGGCGGCAATGCTGCCCTGTGCGCTGCGCTGATGGCCCGCGAGGCCGGGGCCAGCGTGCTGTTGCTTGAATCGGCCCCGCGCGAGTGGCGCGGCGGCAACTCGGGCCACACGCGCAACCTGCGCTGCATGCACGATGCGCCGCAAGACGTGCTGGTCGATGCCTACCCCGAAGAAGAGTTTTGGCAAGACCTGCTCAAGGTGACGGGCGGGCTGACCAACGAACACTTGGCGCGCCTGGTGATTCGTGAATCGAGCACCTGCCGCGACTGGATGCGCAGCCACGGCGTGCACTTTCAGCCGCCGCTGTCGGGTGCGCTGCATGTGGCGCGCACCAACGCCTTCTTCATGGGCGGGGGCAAGGCGCTGGTCAATGCCTACTACCGCAGCGCGGAAAAGCTGGGCGTGCAGATTCGCTACGAATCGCCGGTGGACCGCATCGAGGTGGAGAACGGCCGCTTTGTGGCCGCGCATTGCACCGTCAACGGCCAGCGTGAGCGCATCACGGCCAAGGCCTGTGTGCTGGCCGCAGGCGGGTTTGAATCCAACCGCGAATGGCTGCGCGAGGCCTGGGGCCAGAACGAGCGCGGCGAGTGGCCTGCGGACAACTTCCTGATTCGCGGCACGGCCTACAACAAGGGCGTGTTACTCAAGCACCTGCTCGACGACCACGGCGCCGACCGCATTGGCGACCCCACACAGGCGCACATGGTGGCCATCGATGCGCGTGCCCCGCTGTACGACGGCGGTATCTGCACGCGCATCGACTGCGTGTCGTTGGGCGTGGTGGTCAACCGCGAGGGCGCGCGCTTTTACGACGAGGGCGAAGACTTCTGGCCCAAGCGCTACGCCATCTGGGGCCGCCTGGTGGCGCAGCAGCCGGGGCAGATTGGTTATTCGATCATCGACAGCAAGGCCATCGGCCGCTTCATGCCGCCTGTGTTTCCGGGCGTCAAAGCCGACACGCTGCCCGAGCTGGCGCAAAAGCTGGGTCTGCCGGTAGACACGTTCACCCGCACGCTCGATGCCTACAACGCCGCCTGCCGCAGGGGCACGTTCGATCACACCGCGCTGGACGACTGCCACACCGAAGGCGTGGTGCCTGCCAAGACGCACTGGGCCCGCCCCATCGACACCGGGCCGTTCTATGGCTACGCGCTCAAGCCCGGCGTCACCTTCACGTACCTCGGCCTGCACACCGACGACACCGCCGCCGTGCGCTTCAACGACCAGCCCAGCCCCAACCTGTTTGTGGCGGGCGAAATGATGGCGGGCAACGTGCTGGGCAAGGGCTACACCGCCGGGGTGGGCATGAGCATTGGCACCGCGTTTGGCCGCATTGCCGGTACGCAGGCGGCCCGTGCAGCTTTGAACTCAAAACAGCCTCCAGCGCTTATCCATAAAGCGCAAGCAGCTACAAATACAGGAGCAACTCATGCAAACGCTTGA
- a CDS encoding methyl-accepting chemotaxis protein, translated as MKNLSIGKRLALVLGAILALLVITSGLAMVMLQQLGQEVEVMLERNTRTERLAVDWSMNLNAAVQRRAAISKSQDPGLKAYFAEANAQSVRVTGEFQKQIDEQLNSSGDRAALEEVNARRKAYQIVRDEVTKLKDAGDEAAAGRLFDEKFDPAARAYQEAVQKVVSMQRQQLDARGTQVLALRSRTLWLLSVSAGVGLVLGVVLAWLLSRSIVGPVRQSHAIAVEIGSMDLRGQPQPAYSRDETGALLQALDRMRAALRNTLLEVRGVVDGVHTASQEIAAGNMDLSARTESTAGSLEETASAMEELTSTVRQSADAASQASQLALTAVDVAQRGGQLMGTVVQTMDRIHTSSGRIADIIGVIDGIAFQTNILALNAAVEAARAGEQGRGFAVVASEVRALAQRSAAAAKEIKTLIDDSVGEVGTGSTQIKEAGATVGQIVDSIQKVRDIVSEISVATREQSQGIAQINVAINQLDQMTQQNSALVEQSAAAAGSLNEQAQRLSRAVAAFQFEDGVHAGAARLPHTQPVQQALRA; from the coding sequence ATGAAAAACTTGTCGATTGGAAAACGGCTGGCACTGGTTTTAGGTGCCATCCTTGCGCTGCTAGTCATTACCAGTGGCTTAGCTATGGTCATGTTGCAGCAGCTCGGCCAGGAGGTGGAGGTGATGCTGGAGCGCAACACCCGCACTGAGCGTTTGGCAGTTGACTGGAGCATGAATCTGAACGCTGCGGTGCAACGGCGCGCAGCCATCTCCAAAAGCCAGGACCCTGGCCTCAAAGCCTACTTTGCGGAGGCCAATGCCCAAAGTGTGCGCGTGACCGGAGAGTTTCAAAAGCAGATCGACGAGCAGCTTAATTCGTCAGGTGACCGCGCCGCCTTGGAAGAAGTCAACGCCCGCCGCAAGGCCTACCAGATCGTGCGCGATGAAGTCACCAAACTCAAGGATGCGGGCGATGAAGCGGCAGCGGGCCGGCTCTTTGACGAGAAGTTCGATCCCGCCGCCCGCGCCTACCAAGAGGCTGTGCAAAAGGTGGTGAGCATGCAGCGTCAACAGTTGGATGCACGGGGCACGCAGGTGCTGGCGCTGCGCTCGCGCACGCTGTGGCTCCTGTCGGTCAGCGCTGGCGTCGGGCTGGTCCTGGGCGTTGTGCTTGCGTGGTTGCTGTCACGCAGCATCGTTGGTCCCGTGCGCCAGTCGCATGCGATCGCCGTAGAAATTGGATCGATGGACCTGCGGGGGCAGCCCCAGCCCGCCTATAGCAGGGACGAAACCGGCGCTCTTTTGCAGGCGCTGGACCGCATGCGTGCCGCATTGCGCAATACGCTGCTGGAGGTCCGTGGCGTTGTGGATGGCGTACACACCGCCAGCCAGGAAATTGCAGCGGGCAACATGGACCTGAGCGCCCGCACCGAGAGCACTGCCGGCAGTCTGGAAGAAACTGCCAGTGCCATGGAGGAGCTGACCAGCACCGTTCGGCAAAGCGCTGACGCGGCTTCACAGGCTAGCCAGCTTGCGTTGACTGCAGTGGATGTGGCTCAGCGCGGAGGCCAGCTCATGGGCACGGTCGTACAGACCATGGATCGCATCCACACCTCTTCTGGTCGCATTGCCGACATCATTGGCGTGATCGATGGCATCGCCTTCCAGACCAACATCCTTGCGCTGAATGCTGCCGTGGAAGCGGCCCGAGCGGGCGAGCAAGGCAGGGGCTTTGCCGTAGTGGCCAGCGAAGTGCGGGCGCTGGCGCAGCGCTCTGCCGCTGCCGCCAAGGAGATCAAGACGCTGATCGACGACAGCGTGGGCGAGGTTGGAACAGGCTCAACACAAATCAAGGAAGCCGGAGCTACGGTGGGGCAAATCGTCGACAGCATCCAGAAAGTGCGGGATATCGTTAGCGAAATCAGCGTTGCTACCCGTGAACAGAGCCAGGGTATTGCCCAGATCAATGTTGCCATTAACCAGCTGGACCAGATGACCCAGCAGAACTCAGCGCTGGTGGAGCAGTCGGCTGCAGCGGCGGGCAGTCTCAACGAACAGGCGCAGCGGCTCTCGCGTGCGGTGGCCGCCTTCCAGTTCGAGGATGGAGTCCATGCGGGAGCCGCCAGACTGCCCCACACCCAACCTGTGCAGCAAGCCTTGCGCGCTTGA
- the tcuB gene encoding tricarballylate utilization 4Fe-4S protein TcuB, with translation MQTLEALTCDAKALANGDIVLSAPESEVARQLQICNACRYCEGFCAVFPAMTRRLEFGKADIHFIANLCHNCGACLHACQYAPPHEFAVNVPQAMAQVRGQTYADYAWPPALGQLYQRNGLTLALALVAGLTLFLLLAVGLHGQGVSALWQSPAGGFYGIFPHNLLVGLFAPVFLFAVLALGLGVRRFWRDVTPATSGAPLSTPATAEATGAVLRLKYLDGGHGDGCHNEDDAYTLSRRRMHHLTFYGFMLCFAATSVATLYHYLLGVPAPYDLPSFPKLLGGVGGISLALGTAGLWRLNLRRHSQHGDAAQKPMDRAFIALLFLTATSGLALWAARGSAALPLLLCLHLGAVMALFATLPYGKFAHGIFRTASLLRHAVEKRQPNPIGLGAD, from the coding sequence ATGCAAACGCTTGAAGCCCTGACCTGCGACGCCAAGGCGCTGGCCAACGGCGACATCGTGCTGTCGGCCCCCGAGTCTGAAGTGGCCCGCCAGCTGCAGATCTGCAACGCCTGCCGCTACTGCGAGGGCTTTTGCGCCGTCTTCCCCGCCATGACGCGGCGGCTGGAGTTTGGCAAGGCCGACATCCACTTCATCGCCAACCTGTGCCACAACTGCGGTGCCTGCCTGCACGCCTGTCAGTACGCGCCGCCGCACGAGTTTGCGGTGAACGTGCCGCAGGCCATGGCCCAGGTGCGTGGGCAAACCTATGCCGACTATGCCTGGCCCCCAGCGCTGGGCCAGCTCTACCAGCGCAACGGCTTGACCCTGGCGCTGGCGCTGGTGGCGGGGCTCACGCTGTTCCTGCTGCTGGCGGTGGGGCTGCATGGCCAGGGCGTCAGCGCGCTGTGGCAATCGCCAGCGGGCGGCTTCTACGGCATCTTCCCCCACAACCTGCTGGTGGGCCTGTTTGCGCCGGTGTTCCTGTTTGCCGTGCTGGCCCTGGGCCTGGGCGTGCGCCGCTTCTGGCGCGACGTGACGCCCGCCACCAGCGGCGCGCCGCTGAGCACGCCCGCAACGGCCGAGGCCACTGGTGCGGTACTGCGCCTCAAATACCTGGACGGCGGCCACGGCGACGGTTGCCACAACGAGGACGATGCCTACACCCTCTCGCGCAGGCGCATGCACCACCTCACGTTCTACGGCTTCATGCTGTGCTTTGCGGCCACCAGCGTGGCCACGCTGTACCACTACCTGCTGGGCGTGCCTGCTCCGTATGACCTGCCCAGTTTTCCGAAGCTGCTGGGCGGCGTGGGCGGCATCAGCCTGGCGCTGGGCACCGCAGGCCTGTGGCGGCTGAACCTGCGCCGCCACTCCCAGCATGGCGATGCGGCACAAAAACCCATGGACCGCGCCTTCATTGCGCTGCTGTTCCTCACCGCCACCAGCGGCCTGGCCTTGTGGGCGGCCCGCGGCAGCGCGGCCTTGCCCCTGCTGCTGTGCCTGCACCTGGGCGCGGTGATGGCGCTGTTTGCCACGCTGCCCTACGGCAAGTTTGCCCACGGCATTTTCCGCACCGCATCGCTGCTGCGCCACGCGGTGGAAAAGCGCCAGCCCAACCCCATCGGGCTTGGTGCGGACTGA
- a CDS encoding LysR substrate-binding domain-containing protein, translating to MELRQLRYFVRIVELGSMGRAAADLDIVQSALSQQISRLEGELSTRLLQRTSKGAVPTEAGLAFFREAQLALRHADQAARAAQQARLTGSVSVGLSPTTASVLGVPLMRAMHERYPDVRLHMVGSLSGHLSNMLNARQLDLAVLFDTQPARRWSVLPLLEERLFLIRSAQRGVRKPALRRKVALAQLADEPLILPTGPHGLRSRLDAAFAQARVVPRMAMEIDSLALLMDAVDMGLGSTIQPWAAVGRYADAAERFVLAEIADGPAFRPAALCSLSDDELSPAALAARVVLGDCVRELVQSGRWIGATLA from the coding sequence ATGGAACTCCGCCAACTCCGCTACTTCGTCCGCATTGTCGAACTCGGCTCCATGGGCCGGGCGGCGGCCGATCTGGACATAGTGCAGTCGGCGCTGAGCCAGCAGATCAGCCGGCTGGAGGGTGAGCTGAGCACCCGGCTGCTGCAGCGCACCTCCAAAGGTGCCGTGCCGACCGAAGCCGGGCTGGCGTTTTTTCGCGAGGCGCAACTGGCCCTGCGCCATGCCGATCAGGCGGCGCGGGCGGCGCAGCAGGCGCGGCTGACGGGCAGTGTGAGCGTGGGCCTGTCGCCCACCACGGCCTCGGTGCTGGGCGTGCCGCTGATGCGCGCCATGCACGAGCGTTACCCCGATGTGCGGCTGCACATGGTGGGCAGTTTGTCGGGCCACCTCTCCAACATGCTCAATGCGCGCCAACTTGATTTGGCGGTGCTGTTCGACACCCAGCCCGCGCGCCGCTGGAGCGTGCTGCCGCTGCTGGAAGAGCGGTTGTTCCTCATCCGCTCGGCCCAGCGCGGCGTGCGCAAGCCAGCGCTGCGGCGCAAGGTGGCGCTGGCGCAGCTGGCCGATGAACCCCTGATCTTGCCCACCGGCCCGCACGGCCTGCGCAGCCGGCTGGATGCGGCCTTTGCCCAGGCGCGTGTGGTGCCGCGCATGGCCATGGAGATTGACTCGCTGGCGCTGTTGATGGACGCGGTGGACATGGGCCTGGGCAGCACCATCCAGCCCTGGGCGGCGGTGGGACGCTATGCCGATGCGGCAGAGCGCTTTGTGCTGGCCGAGATTGCGGACGGCCCCGCCTTTCGGCCTGCGGCGCTGTGCAGCTTGTCGGACGATGAACTCTCGCCCGCCGCCCTGGCTGCGCGCGTGGTGCTGGGCGACTGCGTGCGCGAGCTGGTGCAGTCGGGCCGGTGGATCGGCGCCACGTTGGCGTAG
- a CDS encoding DMT family transporter: MPLPSFLRLMLLAALWGGSFLLMRVAAPVLGALPTTFARVLLGATGLGLLLVVLRLRPRFEGKLGATLALGVVNSGIPFLMFAMAARSLPAGYSAILNATTPLMGVLVGALAFGERITAARVGGVVLGMVGVGVLAQAGPVALTPEVLASMAACLVATACYGLAGFLTRRWITNRGGLDSRTVALGSQMGAVLVLVPCVAWELWRQPAVATAWLAAPAPVWGALLALGLLCTALAYVLYFRLIADVGPLKALTVTFLIPLFGVAWGWLFLDEVATGAHVAGGVLIGLALWLVLRPVAAPATAPSAALRR; encoded by the coding sequence ATGCCATTGCCCAGCTTCTTGCGACTGATGCTTCTTGCGGCCCTGTGGGGCGGCAGCTTTTTGCTGATGCGCGTGGCTGCACCGGTGCTGGGCGCCCTGCCCACCACCTTCGCCCGGGTGCTGCTGGGTGCCACGGGGCTGGGGTTGCTGCTGGTGGTGCTGCGCCTGCGCCCCCGTTTTGAAGGAAAGCTCGGCGCCACGCTGGCGCTGGGGGTGGTGAACTCGGGCATCCCGTTCCTCATGTTTGCCATGGCAGCACGCAGCCTGCCCGCGGGCTACAGCGCCATCCTCAATGCCACCACGCCGCTGATGGGCGTGCTTGTGGGTGCGCTGGCGTTTGGCGAACGCATCACAGCGGCCCGCGTGGGCGGGGTGGTGCTCGGCATGGTGGGGGTGGGGGTGCTGGCCCAGGCGGGGCCGGTGGCGCTCACCCCCGAGGTGCTGGCCAGCATGGCTGCTTGCCTGGTGGCCACTGCGTGCTACGGGCTGGCGGGCTTTCTCACACGGCGCTGGATCACCAATCGGGGTGGCCTGGACAGCCGCACCGTGGCCCTGGGCAGCCAGATGGGCGCAGTGCTGGTGCTGGTGCCCTGCGTGGCGTGGGAGCTGTGGCGCCAGCCTGCCGTCGCCACGGCCTGGCTGGCCGCGCCGGCACCGGTCTGGGGGGCGCTTCTGGCACTGGGCCTGCTGTGCACGGCACTGGCCTACGTGCTGTATTTCCGGCTCATCGCCGATGTGGGGCCGCTGAAGGCGCTCACCGTCACTTTCCTGATCCCGCTGTTCGGCGTGGCCTGGGGCTGGCTGTTTCTGGACGAAGTGGCCACGGGTGCGCATGTGGCGGGCGGGGTGCTGATCGGGCTGGCGCTGTGGCTGGTGTTGCGCCCGGTGGCGGCGCCAGCCACGGCGCCCTCGGCCGCCCTGCGCCGCTAG
- a CDS encoding DUF2262 domain-containing protein produces MVKLNALDHPILGRLEPHEKLSGVLRSVVNMNGADVEVWIVPDGGPLEATLRLATDAASVLSELDARCRKFIANDSLAAYNSDWRFGGEVQADGSTKTFEKPPFNEEQFASMLTPTTLEFTGDNTIALSYSDGDMFWGHYLCLTSFDGLALTDLTVEMLG; encoded by the coding sequence ATGGTCAAGCTCAACGCCCTTGATCATCCGATTCTCGGAAGACTAGAGCCGCATGAAAAACTCTCCGGAGTCCTTCGCTCAGTCGTAAACATGAACGGTGCCGATGTAGAAGTCTGGATAGTTCCTGACGGCGGGCCGCTGGAAGCTACCTTGCGTTTGGCGACGGATGCTGCATCAGTACTTAGCGAACTGGACGCTCGCTGTCGAAAGTTCATCGCAAATGACAGCTTGGCCGCGTACAACAGTGACTGGCGTTTTGGCGGGGAAGTTCAGGCCGATGGCTCGACAAAGACATTCGAGAAGCCTCCTTTTAACGAGGAGCAGTTCGCATCGATGCTCACTCCTACTACGCTCGAATTCACAGGGGACAACACTATTGCGCTCTCGTATTCCGATGGGGACATGTTCTGGGGACACTACCTTTGCCTGACATCGTTCGATGGTTTGGCCTTGACTGACCTGACGGTCGAAATGCTGGGCTAG